TGCTAAAGAAAAGAATCACACAAACTGCCTAATAAGGTTAACACTGTCAACAAATTGATTATTCAGTGTCACATATATCTTTAGATCAAAACCAAAGTAATCCAAAATCTAACATATTAACCCAATGATATTACCTAAGAACTCATTTCACTTTGATTCAAGTTTAGCTTAAGAATTTCAAAGtatcataaatgcattgttgCTTTGTTTCGGGTAAGAAAATTGTTAGGGTTTACAAGCAATGGATTCATACCATTACATGCTATTTAATAAGCCCTTTTATGAATTTCCAATCTGTACATTTCTTGTTCTCACTCACCAAAGTCCGAGAGTGTACAAGCATGGGCAAAGGAGAGTAGCATGTCCAGCATAGCGACAGTGTCTGTGAGCTTATATAGACAGCCTATGTCATCACGGACACCATTCAACAGCTCCGTCATCACACTAGAAAGGAATGAAAATGCCAGATAGAACTTTAGACAGTAAATGATTATGTTATATTGAGGACAAAAAgataaatgtaatatatattttaatttttatgtcaCACTTATTGAAGACTTCTCGCAGAGGTCATTTCTCTTATTGAGACTGGGTACATTTTAAGTCACTTCTCCTTAAGTTTTAGTGTAGGATGAACTCTGAACTAGCTAAAAAGGTCAAACAAGCTCTGTAGAGCTTTCATAGTGACAAACACATAAAGTTTTAAAGCCTCATACATACATGAAATAAAGGGTACATGTCTTTGCATCACCTACATCTACCTTGCCCTTATGTTTGAAAAGTTTCTGGTTGAGAGTTCTAGCaggtgaaatcatttatatttgaataacatgCATTTAGAATTTGAATGTGTAATTTGAGTTTTAGTATTCAAGAACGAAAAGAACAGCAAAGAATTTATCAAAGCTTATGAGAATTCGgtcaattattgcaaattgAGTTTTGTACCTACATGCTGGTCATTATGTAGATCTCATGCAATGATTCCTTTACTCTGTCTGCAAAATAATGAGattatttaacacttttaatatactgatatttattcaaaatatcttgtaaatgttttttaatttgtaactATAGAAGCAATAATGACTTTAATTATCAACAGCTAAACAAGAACACTGCAAGCGATAGCCAACGCTCACCCATTTTTCTTGGTCAATTGAGAACTATAACTCACCAAAAAAATAAGCTACAGTTATGGAACATGCTCTAGACATGGAGATGCTTCATGGTGGACATGTGCTTCCATActgcatgtttttttctaagTTATGGTATACATTGAATGTTTAATGCTTTGCAAATTGCCACAACGCTATAACAATAACTGGACAATCATATAAAGTACGGTATATGGTAACTTACCATTCATCCTGATCtgaaatttaaaacatcaatgattaaaatgtttaaggAATGAACCATTTGTATAAAGATTTAAATGAGTGTCTGTGTAACAGTGTAAGTTCAGAATGCCttgattatgattattttttagaTGCTTCATTTCACAAATTATCCAGGCAATTGAAAGTCAAAATTATGACCTTTTCTACAACAACAGAGGCAAAGTCATTAgataaacatgaacaaaatagtCCTCACCAAGTCTGTGGTGGTAAAGTTGAAAGTGTTCTTAATCTTGGTGACTTTAATAAAGATTCCTGGCAGAGAGTCCTGTGTGTGTCCGTCTGGCCCTCCAGTGTACATCTGAATGTGGAAGCCCCGTGATGAACTGTACGCCACCTTCAGGGGAAGGTTGTAGGTACCGGACATCTGCTGAACTAGGTCTGAGGAGGAAATTGGGACTTTTTGAGTTTTGTTAATACACAAAGTCTAGAGAGGTTTCATCATTACTTAgcttttctttaaatgaaataaacagtcTAGTCTAGAGTCTAGTTTCCTGCAGAAAATTCTATAATTGgatttaagttataaaaataatttaataagatAGCTTAAGAAAAGTAGCTTGCTGGGTAGTCTGTTTGGGTTGAAACCAGGGGCATATTCATAAAACCTCtgaattaatttctttactTAAGTCACTTAGTATCTCGttagtcatatgaaataaaaaaatgaagtatttccaaaatacattattttcattgaccttaCTGAAAAAAGAcagatattttttaatgttaaaaacacttacaagtctacattttgtaaaatctgACTATGAAATTTTAGGAAATTGACTATtaaagttaggaaatgactttagatgctttatgaaaactgtactacatgtattcatcttttattttatttgtcataatttaatttttggGCTGTTTGGATCTCATTTTAAGTAAGGTACAGTGCACTTAGTTCTAATATCACTGACAATACATGATACCTGTTATATCGTCAATAATTTCCGTGTAAGTTTTTCTGGCAATGTCGAGTAAACCTGAAAGGAATGAAAAAAGGAGagtaatataacaaacaattagAATAATCACCTGTTATGAAATAGATGTATTAAAAGAGCATAATCCAATACTTAATTATCAAtgtattatgattaaaaaaaaatcctcagATACTTGAAATATCTAAATGTGACAGGCAGAcatgcaaaaaaacaataaacatattgcCATATAAAACAGAACTTAAAACTGAACTGACATGCAAAGGAACGGTTACCATTTATATTAGGCTGTTAAAGAGaaaacatcataattatcataatcAATGTTGTCTTAAAAATACTTAGTGATACTGTCTTTAAAGAAACACTATTTATGATAAAGAATTGTAAGAAAGGTACTATAGTacctgaccttgacctttgagtttTTGTGTCACAGTTAAATTTTGAAGCAGTTTAAAACTAATGTATATCTTCCATCTATGTGTTTTCCACAAACCCAAAAATAATTTCACCATATATCCCCCACCCACCACCGACATTACATACCTTGACAGCAAAGCACTTCTGTGACCTCATGATGAGCGCCCCCTTTTGGTACCTCGCATCTTCATGCACAATACAGTTAATCTTGTTGAGCATCACAGTGAAACGAGGGTCCTCCAGCAACTAGAAATAgatgaataaaatatcatgataattTATGCAAATTGATTACTTAAAAGTTTAGGTTTGGTGGAGCTAAAACTCACAACCACCCCAATCACATAACCAAATGTTTaagggggggaggggggagggCAGGGGGGCTACCATCTGCATTATATGCCTGTATAtttcaatagcattttttttgttttaaggtattagccatgtaatacaactcgggaaacatagggtaacatcgacatatatcgccacttgCCGTAACAGGTCgtgacgaacatcgggcgtattcgacCTGTACctgatgttgctatttttagaaacagaaggtatttcccggctattcataggtcaataatggaatttctacatcgtaggatttggaaacattgtgatgtttttctcatgaatatacgtttaaaataaataaacattaaaagtacacgctgacagttgattatgatacatctaacaatttgagtcattacagtaaaacatggattataagtgaaatatacgcgtaagagatgattttctctcgaaaaaacgaactgtcaacaatcggcatggaactgggatattcagatattcatatcaaagggctctgaatgtaagtatccttgagcagttttgtatgttgatgtgttcaaaagcgtttgtttttaatttatctttggaattcttaaatcatttttattagctaaatgtttagacagaatgttcatattttacatgtacttatgtacatgttacatatttttatatgtacttatgtacataacttatgtttaagatatgatatgagtatgtaatctttaaattgattgttttatcttagaaaaatattagacttaaatttttgtttaaaatcttagaaaaatattagacttaaatttgtgtttaaaaatgatgtgttttggtatgtgacctatttctaacataccacaatacatgtacatgcccgttatttgtttacaaaatgcatattttcaaaattaacctgtgaaaaaaagttgtatatggtttggggcttgaagccgcatctgctaggacaatattgacattcattggcttggtgtaggtctcgttaaaaccccatactgttgtgaatcattatcaaccatatgcacaacaactacacatttgtgcctaccaacccttactcttggctaaaacaaatattagtgcagaatgtataatacttgtgcatttgtattttacggtggtagtttctgctggttgataattagaagtctaatttctttcaggcaggaaaatgactgaatattacttagtcaacaacactgggttatgaagaattccagcctgcatttaATACTATGACATAgtatgttggatccttgagagcggatttgacagccatgtccatccacaaggcagtcgcatcttATCGAGataatgtgagtatttcatataaaacatatttgacttggtttttgtttttataaacacactgtattcaataatcaagtggtggtggtggtggtggtggtggtgatggtggtcaagtggtggtggtggtggtggtggtggtggtggtggtgatgatgatgatgatgatgatgatgatgatgatgatgatgatgatgatgatgatgaattttattgataaatttaataattttctttatatatatatacatgtatgtatcagcttgttgttgttttttcaaaataatgtcgagaaatattaaactgtttatattttattttgtatatgtatggcagtataattatctatactaattagttagaaaggctttaaagtacaacttttttcctttacagcactaaacattcttgatgggtaaagtgcctgaaggtgcatgaaaaccaaatcagcattgactcagcattgagtagttatcatctgtgcacacactacaagtacaaagcatgggaacagagCAAACTTCAACTGTTGAAGAGTGaataattattgtgaaaaaaactaattgttagaataccaatgacaaaataaaacagatagacatcaaattacccacagagattgtttacatgttataatattaaaaaaacaaacattagttgagaacttttactctgatatttttggagcggcgagcccacttagtgttcttgtttcttcacatattttagtttaaaagtacactcatttgttttatactctgtattctgagttagtatcataagtaaaattcatttatttgaaagcgtacattttatgaataagtccaattaagcttaataaatttttacaagaaaaaggttgattttaagcattttattagctataaaaatgtatggtaacatgacattatgtatattttcttcaaaactggacggtaaactatcataaattgtcttttaaattgttcaatagacatcatagataatatctaaaatgatttcagcagcttgccttatagttaactattttttatgaattttataaaactgctatatattttcaaacatcgaaaaactgctcttttccgaagaatcataagatcaatcaaaatgatttttttccatgtgtatcaataatgttttcgtttgaactttagttttctgttaactgaagtttattttaccagaaactgttgtgtttatttcataatctctgataatgcgaaaaaaattcaaatataggcaaaatatttacttgtcgctctttgtagcccttggagtttggggtagggtgtaatgaaacataaataacttttttaattcacggtaaaaaatcttcaaaatttggataaaagtcccatagtgtaccgtgattataactatgttgtcggttaaagcttttaaaaaagtgtgtattacgcggctaataccttaaaagCTAAATATCTGCATAATTTTCCTCTGCACAATACCATTATCCCAAGATACATAATGAAGCCCGATTGGGAAACTGACAAtgtgaaaaatacatgtaccagGAAATGCTTCTCTATTCTAGTGGTGAAACCCACCAAAATTCTATTAACTCTTTACCTTGAAGGATGCCTTATAGAGAGTTTTCACAGTTTTAATCAATCACTGAGTGGTTGAACCAGCTCCACTTGGAGATCacttgcatttaaaaaaaaaaaaaatctgctacTTATCACACCTACCCTTACCTTGTAGGAAGCTAAGAGGAGGCAACATATCCCGAGTGATTTCAGATATGTGTAGATAATCTTGATCTCAGTTATCAATCACATTTAATGACAAGAAAGCACTCTAGAATAGCCatttatttttagccttttatttcaaatacatcaaATATTGCTTAGAATATCCGTGGGTAGATATAATCTTAAACAATGCATTAGAATTGTGGAAAGTAAgatcattttgattttatagCAAGAAATTGAAACCTCCCGTTTTAAAACTACATTTTACGAGAAACCTGACCCTTCAGAATTCTGttatttttctgatattttatacTTTCTGTTTCGTATCAGAGCATTATAAGAGAAAGTTGAAAGTCTGCTTGCATGTCTTTCAGAACATCacatttttcatgatattttattcTCCGATGCCGATCACATACCCATACATATAAAACCAGCCTATATACCTTGTATGAAGCCTTAAACAGTGGGTTTTCACAGTCTCCGAGTGCATCCCTCAGTGGAGGCACCAGCTCCAGGGTATGTTTCAGGTACATaacatttgtaattttgttCTCGGCTGTCTTGATATTCTCTTGTTTTGGTACCTAGAGAAATAAGCTGCTGATTGAATTTGATAGTTCAATAATCCTTCAATTTTGCATGCATTATTATAATGCCAAACTACATTAAATGTTAACACTTGTTTTTTCatagtttgaataaaattgGCACTAAAAGAATCTACAAGATACACGCAAAATATAGCTGTTCCCCGAGTTAATACTTAcctaagaaaataaataaagaggAAATGTTCCTGATTTTGTGGTAATcacttttataattttaacaagaaGTTATAAATTGAACTCATTTATCTTGCGAGAGTGTACCTGTACACAGAGTGAAAGTAGATGGTCAACATCAAGGAACCTGCTGATGACAGCCTGAAGATTGTAGAACACCTCCGATTTCTCTATCAGCTCAGATACCACATCCTGTCTCAGTGTGATTGTGTCTGGGTCTTGAAAAACGGCAAGGATTTGTTTGACAAACTAAATCAACTAACAGGCCTGAGATTGCAGAACATCTCTGGCTCTCTTGtaagtttttgttaatttatttttaattcagacttttcataatttttaattCTTAAAGAACTGAATACAGACTGCAAGATACGTAAACTTCTAAACGTCCTTTAGACCTCTCCAATAGCTTGTGGCAATGCTTCCATTTCTGGAATGGGGGGGTCCTGGATTCAATCCCTGATCGTGTCATACTAAAGTTTAGTGTCAAAATGGTATCAGTTGTTCCCTTACCTGGCACCCAGCTCTGAGGGTAGTACTGGGACACTTACAGAACTAAGTACTGGTTAATCCAGGAAAGCTATCTTAGTTGTATTGGTGATTTACACTCAGCATATTAAAGAACTAAGAGGTCTACTCAAAAAAGAGCTATAATAACTTACCCACACAGCCTTGTATCTCACACTGTGTTTTCCGCTTTCTTTTCTGCTGTTTCTTCAGTAACCAGAGGACAATAAGTGTCCATGATAGTTTCATGGGATTCAGATGGTAAGATCAGAATTATATTCACACATACATACTTACCTGATGGTGGCTGGAGTATGTTAGACCGAAGAAGCCTTGCCCCTCCTGAGGTTTTGGTGTAGTTTAGGACGCCATACAGTGTGTGGTCACTGCGGGGATCTCGCTGGTTCTGGAGCAGTTCTAGGTTACGTGCAGTGGACATATCTGTAGGAAAGTGAATGAGGTTTTTGGTGTTGTTTTGGATGCCATATAGTGTGTGGTCACTGAATAGCTTTTTGTTATGGGCAGATGACATAATTATGTGTACAGAAAATAATTATCTGACAAGTGAAGAATTTAACATGCATGCAGTATTTTAAGAATATGGTTTCACCACCGGCTGACAGTTATCCAAGCTGCTACAAATGCTACCAAAAATACTGCTGAACCCAGTATTATCCATATCATTAGTTTAACATACTTCTGCAGTGCAAAAACAGATTAAGTTCTTATCAATAACTCTCTACCAGgtttaaacatgaaaagaaGCTCACCAatcattgttgtattttcactGCCTTTGAAGATGATTTTCACTGAAGAAGGGGCAAAGACAGTGTTCTGTATGAACTCAATATACTTGACGagggcagcagcagcagcaaggCAGTAGTACCTAGAGAAAGAAATCAATACTAGCCAGTAGATGCAATGAATTGAGGTAATACATTTTCAGCAGTGATTCATTTTGCTGGGCAATCCAAGCCTAAATATACTCATCATTTTTACGGAGGAcctgtttttcttaaacatgtGCATACAATGGatgcatatttttaaagtaacCTGAGTGCACAAAACTAGGTAATGATGGGGTGTCATTGTTTTACAGAGGACCCatggttttgaaatatgtgtccaaaagaagcattttaaaacaaatcattgcaCTTTTACTGATTGTTTTGTTCAATTCTTACACAgaaattttgtacttttttctATGGAACTTTACTATCTGATTCATTTCTGGCTATTGTTTGTAAGCAGAATAATTAAActcaaatatttttacacaCACTTACAGGGGAGACTGATAACCAAGCACTGAGGGTGCAGAAAATGAAAGATACAAGAATATAAGATAAAAAGCGTTAATACTATTCAAAGTTAACATGAAATTAACTTTTGATTTACTTTGATGCAACCTCGAGCTCCACACTGCTATATTCAGGCACACACAGCTGCTTGACAGTCAACAGGcctgtaaataaacaattatcattggcaagaaaattatttgaaatgacaAGACTCGAATTTAGTACCAAAATGATAATAACACAATAAAGGATTTTTGTCTTAGTTTCAAATATCTTAAGTCTATGTAAATGTCACAAATATCAACACCgttatcaattttgtttatttcctcaacttaatgttaattttcaagGTTAACtacaattaaatttacacaaatatgCCCCAAAATCATGAAACTATGGcacaaagataatttcaatttacgactcAAATcgactaaaatattttttgaaacgGCCCCCGGTTCTCTCATCATAAATATATGACAGTTTCAGTCAATACCCTTGGTTTCATTGAAGTATTTTCTCTGCACTGTAGAAATGGCAGTGTTTGGGAACTGGTCAGTCACAATCTTGGATAGAGTGGTCATAGTTCCTGCCTCACATGCTGTACTCGGCAGAATGATCTGCAAGAACATAAATGATTAACTTCATACTGTATTCACTTATGGAAatgattttaatgtaaaaaaatctgcAAAACAAATTAGGTCTACAAAAAAGTCTTCTtgacaatgaaaaatgaacaattttgtattcactttccctttaaaagataaaatttaaacaacagGCCCAaatttgtcaaactatcttcAGTCTTGTGAATGTTTCACAGCACATTTTGAATTCCAAATTTTAGCCAAAATGATGATCAAAAGGCACCAGCCCCATTCCTAAAATGGTGGAAAATACACTGGGCATAagctttttgtttcaatatagtttacacacattcattttaaaatctgcctGCATTCCTCGTAAATCATAACCAAGAATCCCCAGCACTACTTTGCGCACAATAACTTTAATACAGTGCATCTACAGGATacacacatttaaaaataatggctcttcaggAAAATAAAGTATAGGACTCAGGTCACGCAGCAAAATGAACAACTGgatttgtgttaaaaaaattTATAAGGTaaagttttacttttaaaggaTTTTTAAGATTTGTTGAGAAATCGTTGCCTGGtggtcaaaattatttttcccaAGTCAGAATACCACAACCATTGCTGTACAATACCTCCAGTGGATGGGCAATCTGCAGCTTTGTGATTGTTTTCACATATGTTGGCATATCTGAGAACTGTGACAGCCACAACTCTGGTTTCTTCAGGTCTAGGGAGGCCATACCAACCTCTCCCCGAGCCAGCCCTCGACCCTCAACTATTGCTGGAATGTTAACATGTCAAACTATCTGTAAAAGTGAATGTTAAAATAGATAGTTTTTTAGTTATTCAAGAATGTTAAAAAGCCCAAATAAAATCCTATACagaatttgtattcaaaaattATTAATAAGTAGACATTGAACCATCTTTGACAAATTCACATCCAAAACTATTACAGGCTCAGCAAAGTCAGCTATGAATTTGAAGTATGAACTTACCTGAATGTAAAACTACAAACCAACAAGTGTTGTGCAGTTAACAGCAGGAGTGGTAGGCCCTGGAGTTGCTGCACTGCTTCCCCCGGTGTGAGGTGTGCGCCGGGAACCGAACGTACGAGAGGAACTAGATACCCGAGGGGTCCTGTTGGAGGATGGTGTGGCATTGAAGCTTGAACTGCAACCTCCACTGCTCAAACTGCTATAAGGACCTGTGCTATATCTAGCTCTTCTGTCCAAAGTACTCACACTGCCActgaaaaacattaattttaatggATTATGCACagtatttattaataatgaattatataatactCAGAATCTGTTACATGTGAACACAATCATTTGAGCTCAAATTATTACTTTATTAGTAATTTGTAACTTTTTATCACAACAAGTAAGTTTTACTCTTTACATTATTTTTCCTGTAAATCTAATCTCCATAATTTATACTTGACAGGAACTCAGCAGAGAAGTACAGTTTCTTAAGTAGTGTTTTTATAGTGAGTTCAAAAACTGATTGTTAAATTGCATAACCAGCATcttgatataaacatttttccATTAAGATGTTGGTTATTCAacttaaaatacttattttaccCTGAGGTTAGGTTGCTGTAGTTCGTAGGACCTGATGATGATACCCTTTTCGATGATGACCAAGGTGAAACATGGCGACCATGGGTAGAACTTGTATCTGACTCTATCATAGATCCATCAATAGTGGATATTTCACTCTGGTCTGCTGTAGCTGGCGTCTCTAACAGACCTAAatctttgaaatgaaaacatatataattgttCTTATTGTAATTTTGACATTAACTCACGgaaattcaatattaaacaaaaatgccaaaaaaatatgtattcaaatgGCTGTAAAAAAGCTACTATTCGTCACTTAAAAATTATAAcgacttaaagggactgtacaccagattgacacccaaaaaagtttttttctgtaacgaatctcaggacaatcatttaatagaatgtgttacgctttgaaatcataattgtaaaaaaaagtaccaaaatgtaaaaggttctaacccgtgtcgccaaaattgaagtccagcgtaCCCACTGAGCttcgacggcttactctaatcgaatgacataattaagctatacacctaactcggtaatatcacgtgataacaccgactagccaatcatgcataaggaatgaactctactaggtatacatacccagtattcttttttaatgggaaaatacgaaataactgctaaacttaaataaattgtaaactatgtggtacttcagttagaaAGTTTCATTGCTTTGTacacatttgtaccaagtttatgacagttttcgacaattttctttttttcttgcaaatagat
Above is a genomic segment from Mya arenaria isolate MELC-2E11 chromosome 2, ASM2691426v1 containing:
- the LOC128220397 gene encoding mutS protein homolog 4-like — encoded protein: MASLDLKKPELWLSQFSDMPTYVKTITKLQIAHPLEIILPSTACEAGTMTTLSKIVTDQFPNTAISTVQRKYFNETKGLLTVKQLCVPEYSSVELEVASKYYCLAAAAALVKYIEFIQNTVFAPSSVKIIFKGSENTTMIDMSTARNLELLQNQRDPRSDHTLYGVLNYTKTSGGARLLRSNILQPPSDPDTITLRQDVVSELIEKSEVFYNLQAVISRFLDVDHLLSLCVQVPKQENIKTAENKITNVMYLKHTLELVPPLRDALGDCENPLFKASYKLLEDPRFTVMLNKINCIVHEDARYQKGALIMRSQKCFAVKPNINGLLDIARKTYTEIIDDITDLVQQMSGTYNLPLKVAYSSSRGFHIQMYTGGPDGHTQDSLPGIFIKVTKIKNTFNFTTTDLIRMNDRVKESLHEIYIMTSIVMTELLNGVRDDIGCLYKLTDTVAMLDMLLSFAHACTLSDFVRPEFTDTLAVNQGRHPILGRISVETPVPNNIYASEDSNFLVITGPNMSGKSTYLRQIALLQIMAQMGSFVPADYASFRIANQIFSRIGSDDDLETNSSTFMMEMREINYIVQTVSTSSLIIIDELGRGTSVEEGVGLCFSICEYLLKTKAFTFFVTHFPELTTLDSLYPNVENYFFEIQRSFSTEANSDKVIYTHILAKGKTQEKHYGIQLAEISTLPQSVIKEAKQLALKLAEEKKNNERNDKELCRQRAVFKLANRLVQAARSSQLDEDSLRQYVTSLRKKYLDEMGNIEE
- the LOC128213524 gene encoding putative protein TPRXL, whose protein sequence is MSKANTQPKYNLGLLETPATADQSEISTIDGSMIESDTSSTHGRHVSPWSSSKRVSSSGPTNYSNLTSGGSVSTLDRRARYSTGPYSSLSSGGCSSSFNATPSSNRTPRVSSSSRTFGSRRTPHTGGSSAATPGPTTPAVNCTTLVGL